Proteins encoded in a region of the Tachyglossus aculeatus isolate mTacAcu1 chromosome 12 unlocalized genomic scaffold, mTacAcu1.pri SUPER_6_unloc_3, whole genome shotgun sequence genome:
- the LOC119921544 gene encoding LOW QUALITY PROTEIN: uncharacterized protein LOC119921544 (The sequence of the model RefSeq protein was modified relative to this genomic sequence to represent the inferred CDS: inserted 1 base in 1 codon; deleted 1 base in 1 codon), with the protein MTKISSSLRHPTLPRGKGPPTRQLEEKDQRLREQSLARSGHGRMAGPEEEALEKTEPKSAKLQTKTRVTMTSCQPPLLSPNSYSSLDLRIPTSSTSPVPKQSEAEGPTASSLEQGYPESRMLQVGGQDAHQEDVLNDSPERRSFSRRGSSPSGSSLIKDPSRRKDPDHSVPEVMHGVSKVLRLEDSPRLKSEMWALEDHTDAKRHQSRAGEIPSLRHSDRDDTNTSPPLAPPSSLGPPGLSSPRHPAPAIPPSPTPGSLEQRHQKPRRSVTWFDRRMESFLELSLKPXDHQGKIKHGDMPEESVKALETILKRKHVAFLSGLSLIRYLTGPVTVYPVGLIGLAARTGHEPTPTGDHPDCSVADWVKGVAAEKAHILPAAECHQAPMDSGERRHPQEAQNRARPRSQTVWAQGPKNYGPGSRPINSSFCPPRSAGHLGPTTSTQSGKEDAGEAHSRASVSALAEEFPGPAKYRGPISSTLGPARASKSNQASPQASFLARLKMWLSSLGKGQQSNISPKAWVIMGSKQPCKWSSASRNNKLAISASALS; encoded by the exons ATGACAAAAATTTCCTCCAGCTTAAGACACCCGACTCTACCTCGAGGCAAAGGGCCTCCAACTCGTCAGCTCGAGGAGAAGGATCAACGTCTGAGGGAGCAGAGCCTCGCACGCTCTGGCCATGGACGAATGGCGGGTCCCGAAGAGGAAGCCCTTGAGAAAACGGAGCCAAAATCTGCCAAGTTGCAGACTAAGACTAGGGTGACTATGACCTCCTGCCagccccctctcctcagccccaacAGTTATAGCTCCCTGGATCTGAGAATTCCAACCTCTTCCACCAGCCCTGTTCCCAAGCAGAGTGAAGCCGAGGGACCGACAGCATCGTCCCTAGAGCAGGGATACCCAGAGAGCCGCATGCTTCAGGTGGGAGGGCAGGATGCCCACCAAGAAGACGTCCTTAATGACTCTCCTGAGAGGAGAAGCTTCAGCCGTCGAGGGTCCAGTCCCTCGGGGTCCTCGCTGATCAAGGACCCAAGCCGCAGGAAGGACCCAGACCACAGCGTACCGGAAGTCATGCATGGCGTTTCTAAGGTTCTGAGACTCGAGGACTCC CCCAGGCTGAAAAGTGAAATGTGGGCACTAGAGGACCACACAGATGCAAAGCGCcatcagtctagagctggggaaatTCCTTCCTTGAGGCACAGCGATAGGGACGATACCAACACCTCACCCCCGctggcccctccttcctcactgggTCCCCCAGGTCTCTCCAGCCCCAGACATCCGGCCCCAGCCATTCCACCTTCCCCCACTCCAGGGTCCCTGGAACAAAGACACCAGAAGCCACGGAGGTCGGTTACATGGTTTgacaggaggatggagtccttCCTGGAGCTCAGTTTGAAGC GGGACCACCAGGGAAAAATCAAGCATGGCGACATGCCCGAAGAATCAGTTAAGGCCCTGGAAACCATCTTGAAGAGAAAGCACGTGGCTTTTCTTTCTGGGCTTTCTCTCATACGTTACCTAACTGGGCCTGTCACAGTGTACCCAGTAGGGCTGATCGGGCTGGCTGCGAGAACAGGCCACGAGCCTACCCCTACTGGAGACCATCCTGACTGCAGTGTGGCCGACTGGGTGAAGGGGGTGGCAGCTGAGAAGGCCCATATCTTACCCGCTGCTGAATGCCACCAGGCTCCAATGGACAGCGGAGAGCGCCGCCACCCCCAGGAAGCACAGAACCGGGCCAGACCTCGGAGCCAAACCGTGTGGGCCCAAGGACCGAAGAACTATGGGCCAGGTTCCCGCCCCATCAACTCATCATTCTGCCCTCCCAGGTCTGCAGGCCACTTAGGACCTACCACATCTACACAGAGTGGGAAGGAGGATGCTGGAGAAGCCCACAGCAGGGCCTCTGTCTCTGCACTGGCTGAAGAGTTCCCAGGACCAGCCAAATACAGGGGCCCCATTTCTTCCACCTTGGGCCCAGCGAGGGCCAGCAAGAGCAACCAGGCATCACCTCAAGCTTCATTTTTAGCCAGGCTGAAGATGTGGCTCAGTTCTCTCGGCAAAGGCCAGCAGTCCAACATCAGCCCCAAGGCTTGGGTGATAATGGGCTCAAAGCAGCCATGCAAGTGGAGCTCAGCATCCAGGAACAACAAAc